A genomic region of Sylvia atricapilla isolate bSylAtr1 chromosome 19, bSylAtr1.pri, whole genome shotgun sequence contains the following coding sequences:
- the LHX3 gene encoding LIM/homeobox protein Lhx3 — MLLERVRAGSEKAAELCPFPRSPEIPLCAGCNQHIVDRFILKVLDRHWHSKCLKCSDCQTQLAEKCFSRGDGVYCKEDFFKRFGTKCAACQQGIPPTQVVRRAQDFVYHLHCFACIVCKRQLATGDEFYLMEDSRLVCKADYETAKQREAESTAKRPRTTITAKQLETLKNAYNNSPKPARHVREQLSSETGLDMRVVQVWFQNRRAKEKRLKKDAGRQRWGQYFRNMKRSRGTSKSDKDSIQEEGPDSDAEVSFTDEPSMSEMSHSNGIYSNLNEASPALGRQAGTNGSFSLDHSGIPAQDQYHDLRSNSPYAIPQSPAALQALPGHQPLISSLVYPDNGLAIMGQSGQGVPQSMRVLAGNGPSSDLSTGSSGGYPDFPASPASWLDEVDHAQF, encoded by the exons ATGCTGCTGGAGCGGGTCCGAGCCGGTTCGGAGAAGGCAGCGGAGCTCTGCCCCTTCCCGCGGAGCCCAG AGATCCCGCTGTGCGCCGGCTGCAACCAACACATCGTGGACAGGTTCATCCTCAAAGTCCTGGACCGGCATTGGCACAGCAAGTGCCTGAAATGCTCCGACTGCCAGACGCAGCTGGCCGAGAAGTGCTTCAGCCGCGGGGACGGCGTCTACTGCAAGGAAGATTTCTTCAA gcGCTTCGGGACCAAGTGTGCCGCCTGCCAGCAGGGCATCCCCCCGACCCAGGTGGTGCGGCGAGCCCAGGACTTCGTTTACCACCTGCACTGCTTCGCCTGCATCGTCTGCAAGCGGCAGCTGGCCACCGGCGACGAGTTCTACCTCATGGAGGACAGCAGGCTGGTCTGCAAGGCGGACTACGAGACGGCCAAGCAGAGAG AGGCTGAGTCTACGGCCAAGAGACCTCGCACCACCATCACGGCCAAGCAGCTGGAGACTCTCAAAAACGCTTATAACAACTCGCCCAAACCGGCGAGGCACGTCCGGGAGCAGCTTTCATCGGAGACGGGGCTGGACATGCGGGTGGTGCAG GTCTGGTTCCAGAACCGCAGGGCCaaggagaaaaggctgaagaaGGACGCGGGGAGGCAGCGGTGGGGGCAGTACTTCAGGAACATGAAGCGATCTCGAGGGACATCCAAGTCCGACAAGGACAGCATCCAGGAGGAGGGGCCCGACAGCGACGCCGAGGTTTCCTTCACAG atGAGCCCTCCATGTCCGAAATGAGCCATTCCAATGGGATTTACAGCAACCTCAACGAGGCCTCCCCCGCCCTGGGGCGGCAGGCTGGGACCAACGGGAGCTTCTCCCTGGATCACAGCGGGATCCCGGCTCAGGACCAGTACCACGACCTGCGCTCCAACAGCCCCTACGCCATCCCCCAGTCCCCAGCGGCCCTGCAGGCCCTGCCAGGCCACCAGCCCTTAATCTCCAGCTTGGTTTATCCAGACAATGGCTTGGCCATCATGGGACAGAGCGGACAAGGGGTGCCCCAGTCCATGAGGGTCCTGGCGGGGAATGGACCGAGCTCCGACCTCTCCACCGGCAGCAGCGGGGGGTACCCGGATTTCCCGGCCAGCCCGGCCTCCTGGCTGGATGAGGTCGACCACGCTCAGTTTTGA